From the genome of Pseudomonas sihuiensis:
TCAGCGCGCCGACCGCGCCGAGCTTGCTTAGGGCTGCGAGGATTGCCAGCAGCTCCAGGCGGTTATCCAGCATCACCGCGACCACATCGCCATGACCGACGCCTTCGGCCTTGAACGCCCAGGCCAGGCGGTTGGCCCAGGCATTGAAAGTGCGATAGCTGAGCAGGCGATTTTCATCCATCAGCGCCGGGCGCTCGGGGTGGCGTTCGGCGGCGCGTTGTAGCGCCCAGGCCAGCGACAGGTTTTTCTCGCGGTTGCGGATGCCGGCGTAGTACAGGCCACGCAGCATGCGCGGCACGCGCGGCAGGTGCTGCGGCAGGTGGGCCAGGAAGCGAAAGGGAGAAATCAGATCGGCTTGGCTCATGGGGCTCGCACTTGGCTGTTATGGATTGGGGGCGAGTTCTGACTCTAGTCAGCGTGGCGCTTACCAGCCATGGCCCTGGCGCGCGCTTCGGTGGGCAGATCGGCGAATTGCGTAGCTATCGTCGTTTAGAAATCGTGTGAGCCCGGTTGCCAGGCCTCGATATGCTCCCAAAGGGCAGGCCAGTCTTGCGCCCAGCAGCAGCGATGATCATAGCCACGTACTACCTTGCGCTGCGCGCGGTGGCCGGGAGGGTAGCTCGCCAGGAACGCTTCGGTTAATTGAGGGGGAATAATGCGATCTTCATCTCCTACTAGGTGAAACTGTTCAACATTCGCCAAACGCGCACGCAGGACCGCAGTGTTTAATGAACCGTTCAGGGCGGAGATTCGATGGTGATGGGTCCAGGCGGCATGATCGAGGTTGCCGGCAATTGTGACGATGCGCTTCACATCGTGACGCCGCGCCGCTAGGAGCAATGTCAGGGCTCCACCGCCTGAGTAGCCGATGAGCACCAGACGTCGAGCGCCAGCTCGGTCTTTCAATTGGTCAACAGCCTGATCAAGACTGTGTACCACTTCTTCTGCGAAGCGGGCGTCAGTCCAGTAGCGTCTTTGGCAGGGTGGGCGAGAGGCATCCAGATACTGGCAGGGGCGGCCCAGATAGGCAGCGTTGCCTCGGGGTTGCGCCAATGCCAGGCGCAGGGCAATCGGGTCGAGAGGGGTCGGGTCACTGGAAGGTTGGCGAGCGCTGATCCAGGCAAAGCCATCACCCTCCAGATAGATCGTCAGCTCATCACCTCTGGTCTGAGGCGCAAAGGCCTGCAGGCGAAATGCACCGCCCTGCAGTTGCAGAGCCTGCCAGTTCTGTTGGTGCGCGAACATGGATGCTTGCTGGTGCCGCTCGCCCGGGCTGGGAAAGGAGGTGCAGGCTGCCAGCAGTAGTGTTCCTGCCAGAAGGAATAGGGGGCTCAGGCGCATGGATGAATATCTACCTCAACTGACCGAGCTGTTTGCAGATGGAGCGGGGTTTCCTAAGGTAGTGCGCGCCGTCGTTTCATCTTGCTCATCGGT
Proteins encoded in this window:
- a CDS encoding alpha/beta hydrolase, producing MRLSPLFLLAGTLLLAACTSFPSPGERHQQASMFAHQQNWQALQLQGGAFRLQAFAPQTRGDELTIYLEGDGFAWISARQPSSDPTPLDPIALRLALAQPRGNAAYLGRPCQYLDASRPPCQRRYWTDARFAEEVVHSLDQAVDQLKDRAGARRLVLIGYSGGGALTLLLAARRHDVKRIVTIAGNLDHAAWTHHHRISALNGSLNTAVLRARLANVEQFHLVGDEDRIIPPQLTEAFLASYPPGHRAQRKVVRGYDHRCCWAQDWPALWEHIEAWQPGSHDF